One Aegilops tauschii subsp. strangulata cultivar AL8/78 chromosome 2, Aet v6.0, whole genome shotgun sequence genomic window, ccaacccaaggcccacacgcttccgaagaacaaagtgaaggccctcaacctcatgagcaagaccaagggcaagatcaagcTCAAGACGGTGTTGAAACACCAAGTGATgaccaaggtcaagttctctcctccgagcaagttcaagatcaagaacaagctcaagacggcgctcaagatgatcaagtgaccgctcctcgacTCTCCCCCGAgaaggaattggagcgtcgtgccgccaagattgcttccaagcaCTCCACCAAGGgccatctcatgaagaatgtgcttggaagcatccaaaagggggtaagcactcgtagacaattggcaaactattgtgaacatcacgcgtttttctcttgtgttgaaccccaaaaagtatatgaggcgctcgaagattcggattggcttaatgccatgcatgaagaactcaacaacttcgagtacaacaaggtgtggagattggtgccaaggccaacggggaaccacaatgttaTTGGAACCaaatggatattcaagaacaagcaagatgctcatgggaccatcgttcgcaacaaggcaagattggtggCTCAAGgttactcccaagtcgagggtatcgactacggtgaaacctttgctcccgttgctcgccttgaatccattcgtctgttgattgcttatgcttctcatcacaactttaagttgcaacaaatggatgtgaaaagtgcttttcttaatggtcctattaatgagttggtatatgtcaagcaaccccccgggttcgaggatccctactttcccgatcatgtgtatcaactcgataaggcactctatggccttaaacaagccccacgtgcgtggtatgaccaccttaccgagttgttacaagaccgtggatttgaagttgggctaatcgaccccactctttttactaagaaggtcaaaggggagttgtttgtgtgccaactatatgttgatgatattctctttggttcccctaacaaagctttcaatgaggaatttgccgctctcatgacctcaaagttcaagatgtcttctatgggagagttgaagttctttctcggattcgaagtgaagtaaagaagagaaggaaccttcatcaaccaagccaaatacactcaagacatgctcaagagattcaagctaagtgatgtcaagccggcttccactccaatgcccaccaagtgccaacttgacattgatcccaatggtaaagcggtggatcaaaaggtatatcgctccatgattggctccttgctttacctttgtgcatctagaccggatatcatgttgagtgtgggaatttgtgcacggtttcaagccgcacctaaggaaagccactttgtggcggtcaagcgaatctttcgatatttggctcataccccaaactttggcttatggtacccaaggggagcaaacttcaagcttgtaggatattcggactccgattgggcgggagacaaagtggataggaagtccacttccggagggtgccaatttcttggttgctctttggtgagttggtcttccaagaaggaaagttgtgtgtctctctcgtccaccgaagcggagtatgtcgcggccggtagttgttgtgcacaactcttatggatgaggcaaactttaaaggattacggtgtcatttgtgacaaagtgcctctttagtgtgacaatgaaagtgccatcaagatttctctcaacccggtgcaacatttcaagacgaagcatattgagactcggtatcacttcatccgggatcatattaggcgaggggagatcgagctcaactatttCAACACCCATGacaaccttgcagatattttcatgAAGCCCTTGGacgaagcaagatttcgcgagttaaggcatgagctaaatatcattgattcgagcaatgtgacttgaacccttgcacaacccaccacactcaacttgttgtctagtttagatgtaggcatggacatagggggagtgttgttctctcaatgaactctccctccccccattatgcataaattgatcaactctttcacattagccattttttatggtacttgtgcttcaaagacgagttttggtcatgggcccaaggataattcttcgcggtgccataccaattaactcaaacataggtggctccggccaccgccctctccgtGGAGAGGTTGTGTCTTGTGGTTGGTCTTTGTTGtctcttgcctttctttcttcgTGTTGAGCGTGTTCTTGTGGTGTCTCGTTCGCTTGAAGTTTCCTTGCGAAGACCCTTTCTCTTTCGTTTGAAACTTGCATCTTCTtgagctcacggtactaccgcggcctgccacggtactaccgcatgtGGAGCGCacggtacttccgcacccagtgcggcagtaattttttactgccgcctgggggagcggtactaccgcttcggTGCGGCACTTCcgcccaagcggtactaccgcgctgcCGAGGGCGCGTGGGGTTAAGAcccgggcagggggagttccaactcccccatacccattcgtctGTTTCTCTCCCCGCCACCTCTCTCTCTCCTGCTCAAGAACGGCGCCGAAgaccctcgccggatctccgtctccggccgctctcctcggattccgaccggtgggatcgttccccaccacttcctcttgccatggaacaaggtttctccccaaatccctctctTTCGTGTTTGTTCTTGTGCTTCTAGGCTTTTGGGGAGTtgcatgttgttcttgagattttaggccaaatctatgCAAGAGGAGGTTGTAGGAGAGTAGTGTTGCGTAGAAATTGTACTTGATATGTTGTCCCGTGGCAGATTTGATCAACCATAGTACCGCCTCGTTTTCGCGGTTGTTCTCAGATTCGGATCTGATGCCGTGCGGTACTACTGCCCCttaggtgcggtactaccgcgcgagccATGGTACTAAAGTCCTACTACCGCTCCAAGCCCCGGTACTACCGTGCCtccacgcggtactaccgcgactaggagcggtactaaaattttagtaccgcGCGAACTAGCTGTACTACCGTTGTTGTCCAATCTTCTTCGTGGCAATTACCAAGTATGCTTTCTACTTGTTTCCCGTGTTTTGCTgaggtctttgcattgatccttcttgcctttttgtgtgtgttttgTGTTCTGTGTcttaggtggtggctccggtgcTCCTGCTCGCCGTTCCAATCCCAGCCGTGACACAGGTTCCAAGCGTCTGCGCAACCAAGATGAAGCACaagagggctccaatgccccccgacgcaggaccaagaccaccgccaccaagcagAAGGAGCCCACCATGGGCATGGATGAGATCCCACTGGCAGAGTTTATCGCTCGGAGGATGATCAACCCGTATGTGAATCCTCGTGCCAACATCAGAGGCAATGATCtgttctggaccaagcagcaaAATCTCATCTATCTGGATGTGATCAAGGGCAAGCAGAACACTTATGTGGATGTGCACTGGATTGATATGCATCACATGAGGGAGGAGAAGCACCGTGCCTACTTTGGTGAGGCCTTGGATCTCGTGGAGCAGTTTGCCATTGAGGATGTGATCTCTTTTCACCTGGACTATGATCCCGAGATTGTGGCCCAGTTCTTTGCTTCGGTTCACTTTCACACTGAGGAGGATCGGAGGTTGACCTGGATGACCAATGGACGACAGCTGTCTGCTACATGGCAGGAGTTCATGGCTTTGCTCAATGTACCTAATGAGGGGCTCAACACGCCCGTTGGTGTCCGTCCTCATGCCAACCCCGAGTCTTCCAACAAGAACAAGCTTATGCCATACTATGTTGAGAAGCTCCTTGCAAGCGGCAAGAAGCCCTGGGTTCTGAACCCTttccttgacatcatgcaccggatcttccgcaactctctcttcccacgcattggggacaaggacaaggtgcatgcttATCTTGTGGATATGTTGCTTCTCTGTGAGGAGGCGCGGATCTCTCAGACACAACCCTTGGATGTCTCTCACATCATGTGGTGCGAGCTTCGCTTTGCGGTGTTCAACCGTAAGgttcccatctatggaccttacctATTTCTGCTGATCTCGAAGACTTGGGAGCAGCAATTCCCTCAGGATGAGTTTCTGGCCCCTGACTAGATCCGTCATGACCCCATAAGACTTCGCATCAAGCCCCAGTGGGCTAACACTACTACTCGGGCTGAGGCAGCGGCTGCTAAGATGGCTGTGGATGGGGAGGAAAGTGAGGAGGAGAATGCATATGAGGACCGCCCTACTGGACATGCCTCTTCCTCCACTGAGCCCTCTTGGGCTAAGAAGCTGAAGGACAAGATGAAGACTCTGTTCTGCATGCAGGCAAAGGGACAGTACAGGACTCACGTTGCCTCTAAGGAGAGTCGCCGTTGCGACAAGAAGATTATGAGAGTCTTTGGAGAGGAAGTTTCTGGCGGTTCTGAGGAGATCATCACTCCAGAGGCTGAGTGGATGGCAAAACAAGGCTCCAAGTGGACTGACTCTGAGGAGGACAACGAGGAGACCGTCCCCGCTGCTGAGTCTGACGGAGAGCGTGCGAGTGACTActccgcttgagccaccacttgtgttgtaggtgtcctctctgcctttttggcgtctcgatgccaaaggggaaGAGAGTGTAGAGATTTGCGAGTCTTGTGTTTGCTTTGCGTGCGTTTGTTCCGTTGAACCTTGcttgctttggtttggtttggtttGCTCGTAAGACTtatctatcatatggtgtaagacatatgcactctatcgtacCTTATTGAGCTTATGATATTTTGTGCTATTTATGTTATGCTCTTGTTTACTATCTTGCTTAGTGTTAGCCCTATTGTTGCAAGatatgccttgtctataaaatatagggggagtgttgatcctacatgtcgtgcagtccaaagcacttatctaGATAGCACgtatctagggggagcccgtctatattttagagatgttGGGTTTGCTTATGATCCATATTATTTccctttgtgcaaatcccgtattgtcatcaatccaccaaaaagggggagattgtaagggcatatttatccctaactgttttggtgattgatgacaatgcttttgcggactaatcgtgtgccttgAGTATTTCAGACGTTTCGTCACTAGGCACAAGACGGTtcggtgcccctcgaagactagtGAAGATGGCGtttttctacgtttcttttcggtggatttgagtcgtaggaaagtcgtactattaagagggggttcGCTTTGGAAACGttcgggtggaatcatcacgtacacgtctaCTCCTTTTGCACCGCCTTTTCTTTGGCACcttggagcatcctccgtcttTTTCGTCCATGCACTTGTCTTAGGTTGTTGAGCTTGGGCATGCGTTAGTACTGCTccctagagcggtagtaccgcaggcccttgcggtagtaccggaccccggtgcggtactaccgcgggagcccacggtagtaccgctcctcagGAGCTGTAGTACCGTGGCCCCCAGGCCAAGTGCTGCTGCGCAGCGGTAGTAGGGgaggatgtaattttttacatccgcgccatacgcggtagtaccgcgccctgtgcgcggtagtaccgcgcgccCTGGCCTGGCTCAGCcgctacgcggtagtaccgctccttctGCCGTACTACCAtgtcggatttttgcatcgactccaactcagcggaagttgctacggatgtaattttttatgtCCGTGCCTCCCCGTTCTCTGGACcttccctgccttgcggtagtaccgcaaggtgatgcggtagtaccgcatgtgcGGTTCTACCGCTCTCGGCTTCAGTGCGGTTGGGCTGGCCAAGTCTGTGCtgctcgggcggtagtaccgcaaggccccgcggtagtaccgcgtgtgcttgcggtagtaccgtgctgcGCAGAATGGgctggtggataacggttggatttgtctctccactatataaggggtgtcttcttccccgagttgactacctcttccaaccctaagctccattgttgctccaagctccattttcgcccgatctctctccctaaccaatcaaacttgttgatttactcgggattggttgagaaggccacgatctacacttccaccaagataaatttgattcccccactaatcccttgcggatattgttactcttgggtgtttgagcaccctagacgattgaggtcaccgcggagccatagtccattgtggtgaagcttcgtggtgtcattgggagcctccaattaagttgtggagattgccccaaccttgtttgtaaaggttcggtcgccgcctccaagggcaccaatagtggaatcacggcatctcgcattgtgtgagggcatgaggagaatacggtggccctagtggcttcttggagagcattgtgcctccacaccgctccaacggagacgtactttccctcaaaaggaaggaacttcggtaacacatcctcatctccaccggctccactcttggttatctcgtgcctttacttgtgcaagcttatttgtgttatatcccttgcttgcttgtgtgcttgttgttgttgcatcatataggttgctcacctagttgcatatctaggcaacctactttgatgcaaagtttaaattggtaaagaaaaactaaaaattgttagttgcctattcaccccccccccccccccagtcaactatatcgatcctttcagaaGGATAAAAGTATTCTTTTAAAAATCAATGTGTTTTCCTGCAATATTTGTCTTAGTGTCCTTTATAGATATTTGTCCGCGCGGTTTATTTCCGGTTTTATATCAGCTTTCGTGAGCCTCCCGGCACGCATATGttataaaaaattattatttTAATATCATCTTTTCCTGCTATATTTATTTTACTGTTGGACAACTTTGGTAGAGAATAAGTAAATGTTGAAGATGTGTGAATTTGCCTTTTCTATATAATATATATAATGCATTAGTATTCTCCCTGAGTTTAAGGACACATGATAACACAATGTATATCACCGCTTTGTTCCAAAAATGTTAAAACTTTTGTAATGAGAAGAGAACATTTGCAGACGGTGGCATGTACGGTGACATACTACATATGATCCCATTTTTCAGCACATGTAAAGGCACCACATCatcataatttttttattttttatgttTTAGCAACAAATTATTCTGCCAAAGCTAGAAGATCATGGGGGCACCCCATCATTGTCAATCTTTATTTTTGTTATAAAAAATCCTGCCACTGAAACCAGAAGATCACGAGGCTTCTAATTTTGTCCTCGACAAATTTATTGCTATAAATTCTTGCAGCAATCTAAGTGGTATTATCTAGTGTTGTAAAAGCTTAGGATTTTTCAAGGATGGTATTTATATAGATATATTTTTTGCAGAATATAGATATTTTCAATTTGACACTTTTTGGAATAAACAAATGGCTATCCTTGATTCCAATGAATTTCATATTCACACGGTCTCACTTTATATTCTTTCATCGCCGTGTCTACCATTGTGTGTCTCTCCTATATGACATCCAAACAACATGTGTGAAATTTTCATGCCAGTTTTTTCGTACATGtatttttttaaactttttttgACATAAATGTTTTTTTGACATAAATGATATTCACTAGTTGTAGCTTTTTGAGTTTCTGTCCGCGTTCAAATCGGGGCCTATATTTTAGGCCCATACACAATGGGTTTTAGCTTACCACTCTCTCTGGAGGCCCAAGCACACCGGTGAGCGACCAAATTCTCTTGCGCACACAGCGGCGCGCGACGGCGAACCTCTCGGGAAAGAAAAAAAGCGACGCGACGGCGCTGGAGCCGGCGGCCACTCCACAACGCGCTGACGGGAACAAGCGGATCAAGACCAGGTGCACCGGCCGTGCCCCCTGCTCCGCGACGGTCTTCACCGGTGCCGTGGGGATCGTGCCCTCTGCAGCCGACTTGTAAGCATTCTCTGGTCCTCACCCGCACTTGAATCTCCGAATGTGGCCGGGGAGCTGTCATTTTGGGAGCTTTTTAGCATTTCGAGCACGGAGTCTAATTAGAGCCGATGGTATGATTGAATCATGATCTAGAGTTCAGGATAGTTTTGCAGCTCAGGCATTGGGATGAGGCCGGCACATGTTATTGTCTAGCAGCTGTATGATGAAATGCTTAAGCTAGATGCTGCGATTGTAAAAGTGCTTTCTTCCATGATTGTTCGAGCTCTTTCTGCCTTGGATACTTCTGTGTTCTGCTGTGGCCAATGTGCGTCACTACTCACTAGATATTGGCTTGGGTCCAATATGAATATCTGTGTGTTTTGGCCTCTTGTTTTGCTGCAGCATTGCCAGTGGTCACTCACAGAATTGGTTTACCTCACGGATTATTTTCCATCAGGTTTTGCACTTATGGCAGTTTGGACTCCTATGATCAAGTAAATCATGCGGGCAAAGCTTCGGATGGGATTTGCTCCCTTCCTTTCAAAGCTTTACATCTCCACCTGCCGGACATCCTCACTACCTCCATCTTCATCGAGCTCGGTAATACAACCATGGCTTTTTATTGGCCTCGGTAACCCCGGTGAGAAGTACCAATCCACCAGACACAATGTAAGTTCTACTTCTCATCTTTTGTTTGGAATTCAGTGGCTCGGCTTTATTCTCAGAGCTCTTTTGTGTTGTTTCGCCTTGCAGGTTGGGTTTGATATGATAGATGCATTTGCAGAGTCTCAGGGCATATCCCTGACAACGCATCATTTCAAAGCACTATTTGGTGAAGGTTTGGCTCCATCTGTATATCCCTCAGAAAGTAATGCATATTCTGTTTTCAAAGTACAAAGAGTTGAATTGAATTAAAGTTCCGGCCTTCCGCAGTGGTGGTAGATGGTGTCCCTGTTTTGCTTGCCAAGCCTCAAACATACATAAATCTGAGTGGTGAATCTGTAAGCAACAGTTTTGGAAGACTTCTTCAAATTTAATACTAtacatattttccttcctatacATTTTTCATGCGATGCAGTTCATTTTGACTGGCTTGACCGTGAACCATGACAGCATGTTAAATGCTTGTGACGCTGACACCCctctgtttttccttttcttattacAGGCTGGTGCACTTGCTGCCTATTATAAACTGCCACTTCACCGTGTCATAGTGGTAAGCGCTTGTTTTCTAATCTTCATCGGCGCCACCTTATGTGGTGATCTGATTTCTCTGTTTTTTGAGTCTTAGGCATATGATGACACGGACCTGCCGTGTGGAGTTCTCCGTTTACAACCTAAAGGAGGATATGGACGTCACAATGGGTTGGTAAACCTTAACTTTATGTGCTCTCTGAAAGAGTTTTATTCCTGTGTCAGAAGATTCCAAAGGGAAAACCATGTGTTCATGCGTTGTGTTTAAATACAGAAATAATGAAAAGCATATATCTGTAATTTATCAGTTTAAAATTTCAGATCGTTGTCTTGGACCTCTAATCTAGTTTGTTGGTATTCCCTTAGAAGATACACTGTTTCAGTGAACTGGTAATCATTATGCAAATTATCTTTGAGAAACAGAGATTGCCAGAACTTCTCTTCTGTTCTGTAGATTTTTTTACAAGTGGGAAAGCTTGTTCATTTCATTGATAAAGCAGGTGTACCATCTTAGTAATTATACTTCATGTTAGTTGTTGTATTCCTGAATGCACACGTTTCTTCTTTTCATTTCATCATGCCACCATGATCCTTTTAGTGCACTTGTTTCTACTTGCCATTTAACAGACTTTGACATTTAGTCAGCTACTGAAAATCATCTTCCAAACATGAGCACTCTTTAATTAGTGTCATAGAATTCTCCATCATTAAATTTGGTATTTGCGTATGGATGCAGACCATTGGCACTCTGAAATCTGTGTGTGTTCTGTCAGATGAGGGCTTTTTTTTATCTTGACAGGAAACATTTACCTTGTTAGTTTATCAGGTTGAAGAGTGTGATCTATCATTTTCGCAAGAACCGGGAATTTGGTCGATTAAGGATCGGTAGGTTTGACAACAGCAGGATTCagattttattttccttttctggaCAAAAAAAAATTCATAGTTTGGCATATGTAGGAATTGGACGACCTCCTGGTCAGATGGATCCCAAAGCTTTTGTGCTTCAGAAGTTCAATAAGACTGGTCGGGAACGGGTAAATCTTTATTGCTTTTACCATGTAGTTCCAGTTTAATGCAATGCTTCTTTTTATTATCGTGTCTTATTTGTTATTAACTCTTAATAAACTAATTTAAAACTCCTTCATTTGTTCTGTGGTTCCATGGTCATGTCCATTAATCTGCTAGGACAGGTATGACCAAACAATATTGTATAAGCAAGCTCTTGATTTAATATGATTCAGTTAAACCTTGGTGAGTTTTTGCAAAGTTTCTTGCAAGTGGCAAACACCTTACTTATACCGGCAGTTTTAATCGAGTAGCCCATTTTATGACTGCATTCGTCTGTTGCCACCATTTTTAGTACTCCAGAGTCAGCAATCAGAGGAATCCTCGACATTCAGATGGTTTCCAAAACTTAAATTGTGTGATCAGTGTATTCTGAGACAAGTGAATTTAACCATATCATCTTCATATGATCGAACTAGATGCACATAGACATAGATATTGTGCTTCAAACTGAACATAGTCTGACTGACTGACTGGAGGCGTGTTGGGCGTTCCACACTTGGCCGAAAGAAACATACTGAAATAAGCTTATATATTGAGTGCCGCATACATCAACCGGAGGCTTATtgtgttttgtgtcttcctgttTTGAACCTAGATTGATTCGGCCATAAAAGAGGGTTGCGACATTCTGAAGATGGTGGTGACCAAGGGTCTGACGGAGGCGGCGAGAGCGTCAAACGTGGATCAGAAGTACAAGCATCTGGTCTCACATGACCAGCAGCTGTAATTGAAAGATGGCTACAAACCGCTTGGGCCTGGAGAAATACTGTATGTATGATTTGCTGTAAGCTCTGATGTGCCTGTTTTCTCCTAGAGTTCTTGACAGGCCCCATTCCAAATGTGCTTGTGTGGCAAGACTTAGGCATGAACAATGTGGATCTGGACGTTGTACGGGCCGGGGACCTTCGTCCCTATCTCCTGTCGCAAATAAAACTTGGCAGAAGTGTCGGCCCCCTTTTACTACAATCTGATCTCTCCACGTAGGAAACGCAGATCACTCGCAGGTGCCATTCAAAACGCAGACCCTAGAAATGGCATGAAAAAGGCAGACCAGCAATATGTCGGCTTAGTGCCATTCAAAATTCAAATCCTATGATCTTATAAAGAATCCCAGCCCAAAGAAGTCTCCAGCTGAGAAGGATGGGCAGATGTGTTTTCCCTTTGCTGTACGTGTGAGTATGGGAGCAATTCCATTCAAAGTTTTCAACAAGGAGGGAAGCACACTGGACTGGACTGGactggagcagcagcagcagcagtgccTGTGGTGTGGGCATGGCAGTGTCACCTCGCCCACACCAACACGTCTCATCTCCAGTGAGTCACAGACCAATACTACCATGATGACCACCCGGCACTCGCAAGGGGCAGACGATCGATGGATGGAAAAGATCACGGCAGGCACACCACTGCCAGTGTGTGCCTGTGCCGTGGGGTACCGCTGCCGGTGTCCCTAGCTCGCTGCTGCCACTGCTCCGCGCACGATCCCAGTGATCTCCCTCCAGCCGCGTCTGCCACACGGACCCCGGCTGCCCTGCCCACACCAATGCTCCGTCCGTCCGTCGGGGTCGGGTCGGGCCAACCCACACGGCGCGCGCTGCCACCGCCCGGCCCAAACCATGCACCAGTGCGTCCTCCCGGAATCCAAAGCCACCCATGCGTGCTCGGCAGCGGCGATCCGACCCCAGGGCTGGCCGCCTCATCACCGGGGTTAGTGCTACGCTAACCCTCTGCTTTTACTGATCCCGACCCGACCCAGCCCCACCCCCACTGGCTCTGGGTGCAGCGCGGCCGGGGAAGAAGGCGTCTGTAACACCATCAGCACACACACCATGCATGCAGATGCAGTGCAGTTACCCCGTGCAGCCACAGTGTCACACCACGCGCTTCTCCGTCGGGTCAGCTCTCATCCCTCGCGTGCATCCCTGCATGCACCGGACGCGCCGGTCCGGTCCGTGTCATCACGGACTCACCAACAGCGAGGTTCCTCCTCGTTTTCCCCCTTGGCCccttcctccctccctcccgccCTCGGAAAAGACCAGTCGCCCCGCCGGCCGGGCGTGCGCCAGCAGAGTTACAGTCAGTCTTACAGCGAGGCTACCAGGGAACAGTGCCGGTTTTGGACGGGCCATTACGGCTCCACCGatctccatctctctctcccgGGGATCCACACGCTCGCCCGGTAACGAGTGAAGAGGCCTTTCCGAGCACTCCCACGGTGCTTGCTCCTAAGTACGCCGCAATTATTCAGCGATCTTGACCGGGGTTTGCTATAGCCCATAGCTGCGTGCATGCGTGCATGCATAGATCCACGGATTGTGGGGGGTGGGGGGAGATCGATGGATCAATGATCAATCATGCAGCTTATAGCCTCCTAAAAGCATTAAGCTCCGAAAGGCAGAAAGAGCCATCGCCATTGCTGCTGATAGCTGGTAGGGCACCCGCCGTTTTGAGATGCATGGCACAAATGCCGGGCCATGCTGTTCTACGTAAGCACTGATGCATGGGTGGCAGCTCGATGGAAGCACTGCCGTCGTGACGCAACGGTCGGTGATCCACAGAGGAGGAGGATTCCTCGGAAACCCCGAATCATATTTTTGAAAATTCCACGGGCAAGGGACCGACCGCACCGGGCGGCCACTGCTGGACTGGTGCGCCGCGGCGGCAGCGTCTCGTGGAAATAGGGGAATCTCGACCCTCGCGCAGGGACGGCCGGCCGGGCCCTCTTGCCACTCCTAGATCGACAGGGCTAGGAAGAAGGGGAAGCAATGGCGGATTTGGGTGGTGGACGGGGACGCATGCCTGCTCCGGCCGGCCTACCCCTCTACGC contains:
- the LOC109770898 gene encoding peptidyl-tRNA hydrolase, mitochondrial, with the protein product MRAKLRMGFAPFLSKLYISTCRTSSLPPSSSSSVIQPWLFIGLGNPGEKYQSTRHNVGFDMIDAFAESQGISLTTHHFKALFGEVVVDGVPVLLAKPQTYINLSGESAGALAAYYKLPLHRVIVAYDDTDLPCGVLRLQPKGGYGRHNGLKSVIYHFRKNREFGRLRIGIGRPPGQMDPKAFVLQKFNKTGRERIDSAIKEGCDILKMVVTKGLTEAARASNVDQKYKHLVSHDQQL